One stretch of Chryseobacterium sp. LJ668 DNA includes these proteins:
- the mnmA gene encoding tRNA 2-thiouridine(34) synthase MnmA: MKVVVGLSGGVDSSVTAYLLQQQGHEVVALFMRNWNDASVTLEDECPWIEDSNDALMVAQKLGIPFQVIDMSELYKERIVDYMFDEYQRGRTPNPDVLCNREVKFDVFMKTAMSLGAEKVATGHYARVDSTIDENGKEIFHLLAGKDNNKDQSYFLCQLNQDQLSKALFPIGELTKPQVREIAKEIGLVTADKKDSQGLCFIGKVSLPQFLQQQLVPKEGEIVEIFKDSPLFSEEIPTFSSKEEELEFLSRKINYKKSDGKIIGKHQGAQFFTIGQSKGLGIGGHKESCFIVSRDMENNIIFVGEGHSFPGLHKKALKVDNTELHWVREDLRLKNGESMDVLARFRYRQDLQKAKIYQFENVFFVEFVEPQSAIAEGQFAAWYIDDELIGSGVIS; encoded by the coding sequence CGTAGATTCGAGCGTTACAGCGTATTTGCTGCAGCAGCAAGGTCATGAAGTCGTGGCTTTATTTATGAGAAACTGGAACGATGCTTCCGTAACTTTGGAAGATGAATGTCCATGGATTGAGGATAGCAATGATGCTTTAATGGTAGCTCAAAAATTAGGAATTCCGTTTCAGGTGATCGATATGAGCGAGCTTTACAAAGAAAGAATCGTCGATTATATGTTTGATGAATATCAAAGAGGAAGAACTCCAAATCCCGATGTTTTGTGCAACAGAGAGGTGAAATTCGATGTTTTCATGAAGACTGCAATGTCGCTTGGTGCAGAAAAGGTGGCAACAGGGCATTATGCACGAGTAGATTCCACAATTGATGAAAACGGAAAAGAAATCTTTCATTTATTAGCCGGAAAAGACAATAATAAAGATCAGTCCTATTTTTTATGTCAGCTGAATCAGGATCAATTGTCAAAAGCATTGTTTCCCATTGGTGAGCTGACAAAGCCACAGGTAAGAGAAATTGCCAAAGAAATTGGCTTGGTAACTGCCGACAAAAAAGATTCACAAGGATTATGTTTTATCGGAAAAGTAAGTTTGCCTCAGTTTTTACAGCAACAGTTGGTTCCGAAAGAAGGTGAAATCGTAGAGATTTTTAAAGATTCGCCTTTGTTTTCTGAAGAAATTCCAACATTTTCATCTAAAGAAGAAGAGCTTGAATTTCTAAGCCGAAAAATTAATTATAAAAAATCTGACGGTAAAATTATAGGAAAACATCAGGGCGCTCAGTTTTTCACGATCGGACAAAGCAAAGGCTTAGGAATCGGCGGCCATAAAGAATCATGTTTTATTGTTTCCAGAGATATGGAAAACAATATCATTTTTGTCGGAGAAGGTCATAGTTTCCCGGGTTTACACAAAAAAGCCTTAAAAGTTGATAATACCGAATTACATTGGGTGCGTGAAGATTTAAGACTAAAAAACGGAGAATCGATGGATGTTTTAGCAAGATTCCGTTATAGACAAGATTTGCAGAAAGCAAAAATTTATCAGTTTGAAAATGTTTTCTTTGTGGAATTTGTTGAACCGCAATCAGCCATCGCAGAAGGACAGTTTGCAGCTTGGTACATTGATGATGAATTGATTGGAAGCGGAGTCATTTCGTAA